The DNA sequence agcattgctcattaaaaaattatattctaacaatattttattcaactctcatctcatctcatctcactatctaaatctcCCTAGTCACTTCAACATATGTATAAACAATAGTTGGCTCATTACAAGTATGTAACAAATATAGATTTGTTACAAAATTGAATTGAGCCAACTAATGTTTATTCAACATCTATTGATGTCACTAAATCTAGTCGAGTAGTTTAAAGCACTAGTAGTGAACTAGACATAGTcaaaatttaaccaaactttAGTTAGTTTACTTAAAAAACATCTACATCAAACTAGACAAGTGTATAATAATTTTGGCCATCATGATTTTGGCTGGCCAAATCTAGTCAACCCAAATCCCTagccaaattattttttggccATAAAATATTCTTCGTGCTGGAATTCACTCACTCTCGCATGAAGCCTCCTCCACAAAGCGGGTTTCTTGCTCTATGAAGACACTACACCATCGTTGCCCAAGGTCATGGATTGAACACAGAACCAACTTTGCATGAAGCCAAGCGGGATCGTTTCTTCTGCCACTGTCGCCGCCTAATGCCTTCCAGTAAGGCCCATCGTCGttgaatgttgttttttttttctttgtcaatTCGTTTGCATCAAGACCCATATTTTTGTAcattactctctttttttttattttccatttcgTGGTTTGGTTGTAGTACTTAAAGTTCTTTTCCATTTATTTGTCCATTTTGAGTCCACTTCAAGTTCCGCCCAACGCCTTCTATTTCTTTCCCATTCCTTCGTTGATTTGGGCTCCAATACTACAAGTTCTAGAttttggtcattttggttcAGTAAGATAGTATCATATTTTGGTTTCCAGTTGCTCGTGATATAGATTGTAGAAGTCTTTAtatgtaaaatgaaaagaaagaaggaagctTTATctgatttgagtttttttttttattgtcctCGTTCATTTATTATTGatgatttgggtttttttttattgtcctCGTTCATTTATAATTCAGGATTGATCTTATACCATTTGGTTGTCCTAAGTGAGTTCAATAGAAACTTGACTTGAagtgaataaaattattgaagaaatgttatattttatagtagaAAAACATAATCGTCGGATAAATATAACAGTTGGAAAAAATAAGGCTGAAAAAATATATCCTTTGAAAAGATATAACTGTTGGAACAATATGACCATTGGAAAAATATATCTGTTGAAAGAATATAACCGTTGTAAAAAAaccgttaaaaaattatatatgttggaataatatgaacgttagaaaattaatgtatacttttttaataatgaatgaatattctaattacaattagaattaaaataaatgaaaatgtcaaaattaatattttaataaaatagtgataaatttagagaatttgttatttgatgttGGTGAAAAATAGctagctaaatatttaaaagtgaattttctaGTCAAAATTTGGCCACTAAAGAGCACTAGTAGTGGGCTCAACAAACTTTGGCGAAAATTTGACTAGGAAATTCACTTTAACAAATTTAGCTAGCCAAGTttcaacaacataaaaaaaaagactcaataaatctatcactattatattaaaatattgattttgagcttttcatttattttaattgtaattgtaatttgaatatcaCCAACCACCAAGGTAAAGAATCAGAAGCCATAAACCAAAAACCACAGGTATGAGTATGCAATCACTCTACTAAACCAAAAACCTCAATTGCTAATCACAGTACCTATTTTTGGGTCACCTTCGGCCAACTTAAATCCAACACTAGACATATACACACCTTAGGCCAACTGAGACCCAACACTATCTCGATTTCTTTGTGACCCACGCAAACCGATATCAAACCATGGGTCACCTTCGGCCATGGTAAACCTTCCCCATGGATCCCAAAACAGAGAAACACCCACCTACGGGATTTACAGCAATCACAAAGAAACATTCAAAACAGAAAAATCTCCTAAATCTTTCACAGATTTACAGCAATCAAATGGAATGaacaaatcaaatatattttttaaaaaaaaaatcccaatcagAAAGCATGTGAAATCAATTtgctaaaaaaaagaaaaatggtgacGACTGGGTGGCTTAACAGGAGGCATTCAGCGGCAACGGTGGAAGAAGTGGCTTACCAGGATTAACTGCAGCTGCTGGATTGGCCGAAATGAAGGAGTTCAAGCTTTTGAGAAATGAACGAGTACGGTGACAGTGAGAAATGAAGGGGTTAAAGTTTTTCTTCGTTTTTTATTTTACGCGGAACGCATAGCAAGCGGgaagagtattttttatttccaaaataagATTTGGCCAGCAACTTGGACTTGCCAGATTCGGCCAGTGAAAATACCTTTAGATAAAATCACTGTAGTTATATTGAGTCCATTGTAATCAATTTTGTTGCAACCTAGCTAAACTTTCGCTAAATTTTAGCCAAGTTGAGCCCACTACTAGTACTCTTAGCTAGGCCACTACTATTGCTCTTGAATTTGGCTCATCTAATTATTCATAGTCAAAAGtaatattcacaaacaattCGTTCATTAACTAAATCTAGCACAAACGATTTATTTAGTGCCGTAATGCCATCTTTGAGATTCTAAACCATCACAACCCCTCCCAGCTACAGACTTACTAACCACCATCAAAACCAACAAAGTCATAATAAAAACCAATGTTTTATACGTCCATACAAACAAATCCTGACCTAAAGTTGCAACAACCTAGACACTGATATAACTTTCAACCCCACTATTAATACAGCTTACTTCCTCAAAAGGGTTATCCTAGCAATGCTTAGAGAGTCTCATCCTGATCACTATtaacaaataaagaaagagaacCGCATCTGACTAAAAAATCTCTTCAATGCTgcattcattttctctcaagtCATCAGACCTTCCATTGACCCAATGACTCTAATCTTCTCAAAACTCTTGCTTAGATTTCCAGTCAGCTCGGATAAAGATCCCCGCAATCCCTATACGAGTTGTCAGGCAATCCGGGTCTAGTAGCTTAGGGGCCACCAAACTATTTCACTTTAAGCAACCAGCAAGAGCTACAGCAAGCCTAGATATTTATCTAGCTGAGCACTGAGCAGAAATATAGATCCCCTATAAGAATGGGAAGTAGCTACATTTTATCACTTTGTGCAGTCCACCTtacaagatttcaagttcaagcTTTACACACTACGCAAGGGATTTGCTTCAGTAGCTCACATACAAGTACTTTTATCAAAGGATTTTTAGGTCATCATTCCTCAAACCATAAATTTTGGGCTGTTGGGGACATGAATACAACAGTGGGCAAAACGACTGAACCACTCGACCTATAGACCATTCTCTTTCGCAGATACAgttaattcaaaaaatagaaaataaagaaaatggtaAGTAGCTGCTCTCCAAATGGTTGTTCACATCCCATCCAGTAGTTTTACCTTTTACACTAATCTGAGGAAGGATTCTTCGATTGATGTTCACCCAGTAAGCTGTCAAATAATCATTCTTTGGATAAAGATGGCATCAGGTAACCAGAGACTGGAATACTTCAATAGCAGACATCAGTAACCAACAGGTGTTCAACCAGAGCCCCTAAACAGGCGATCAAGAAGCTGCCAGTCATTGGAAGAAAGATTAAGTACTCAGTCCATCCTGGcaaatgaatctaatatggcAAGTCTATAGTATTGAGTCAATATAAAGTAACATTCTCTTCTCAATATGATTGAGAGATATCAGGACACGAAGCTGTACTTTTAATAATGTCATGCAAATTTTCTGGATGCTAGAAACAACTACATCATTTTCAAAGATACTCTTTCCATAACAAACtgtttcaaaagaaatgaaatggcaAAATGATGATGATCTGAGAGTCTAGAGGTTTCAAAGAGTATCCTGAATGTTGCAACGGCATATACAAAACTTACCAGAAAAGGATACTGTATAATCCATCCTAAAACTGGAATCTGATACAGGAAAACCTTGACAGATGGCCAAAAACCGCTACATGTGCAtcaatgaaaaagaatatttagAAGCAGCACAGGTAAATAATCTATTTTGGAACTTGGGGATGAGACCAGAAACTAACCCAAATAGGACAATACAACCATATATTTCAAAGATTATACCAACTATTGGCCACCGaacgaaaaggaaaaagagtccTAAAAGAAAAGATGCTGAACCCTGCATAAGAAAAGAGAGTTAATAACATCATCTACCTCCTAGTTGGATGGTTTATTGGAACATGAAAAATTCAAACAGGCAGTACTTTGTCTCTTCAgcccaaaaatgaagaaataagtGTAAAAAACTCAAATGCTATACTCCACTAAACTCTACAAGTTGTTACAACTGTTCAATTCCGGTAAAAGAACAAAATATCCAGCAAAAGAATCCATATCAGCATTTTTGGCAACGTCACAATTTACCTGAAAATTAAATGGTTAGGCAAAGGTAACAAGAAATGGAGATTCTTGCTCAACCCCACCATCAAAGAATTATGGTAATGACCAACAAGACTAACAACATCAAAGGTTGTCCCATAAACATTGTAACCTACAAATGCTTGCCATCTTAGTGCGGTTTAAAGAGAGAAGGCTTCAGAGAAGTtcgatgaaattaaaaagataagagCAGGTGGGCTGTTAAGCCAATGTTTACACGTATGACATACCAGGCCAGTTTGGTAGCATTTCAAATAGTTAGTCACAAGCAAGCACCACTGAGCCTTAAATTCAGATGCCAATATAACTTAAGAGTTTTCCTTTGCTCTCACATACAAAAAAAGTGCATTATTTGTTTTTGAGAGCCCAAGCACCAGGTCCGTCATCGAAGTCAGTCAGTGGAAACGAGATGCTGTATGTTAGACACTGCTAGTACCAGTGAACTGTTTAGCTTTAACACAAAGGGGTTAGCTGTCAAGGAGAGTTTATATTGGAAGAACAGAACCAACTCCATCTGCCAACCTAATGCAGTCAGAATCCATAATGGCTGAGGTTTCAGTTTTATCTCCGACCTTTTGTTCAAACACATCGATCAAATTATGTTCACACATGTAAATCCTCCTACATCTTAGAAATCAGAGGGAGGCTTTCTAAAGATTtagaacaatatttttcttcatgaTACCTTGTAGTTTGCTCTGTTTGTGAAGAGATTCCACGTTGAGTGCCAACCAAGCAAAAGGGCTACTCCAGTCAAGCAAAATATCTGATTAGAGAATCATAAAAGGGATACAAAGTCATGcccttaaaaaacaaaacaaacaagtcAAAAGGTTCAAGTTGTAAATAAGCCTTACATTCCCAAGAGCAAGCAAACCTCTGTCGAAGAACAGAATGACTCCGAGAAATGAGAAAGTAATGCCAAAACCAATCAGACCCAACCCAATCTCTGCACGTTTGAAGCAAATTTCTCAAGGTTACAAGTGAAATGCCAACTCATATCACAAAAggacatgaataataataaaacacacACCAGTAAGTGAGAGTAATTCTGTATGCAACTAGTTCTgacattttgcatgaataaACCAACAAAATCTTCTTAGAAAGGCCATTAGATAAATTGATGGgagaaaaatatatcttttcaATCAACAAAAGCATACGTGCCAATCAGATTCTTTAAATCCTCACTTCTGGTGTCTTTCTCACAAAACTactaagaaattattttaaaaaaccaaAGACTATTCTTAGAATTGAACCTCAGCACGTTATAAAGCAGTCAAAATATACTAAGAATACATGCTCCTTGACTTCTACCACCAAATTCAGTTCACATATAAATTCAAGGATAACACATGAAAATTGAAGAGTATCAGAGAACCATTTCATCCAAGGTAATGCCTCAAGACAGGAGAAATTTAGGATCATTATTGCAGTTGATACACAAAATTCTTAGAAGGATGagcagagagagaaaaagtgcaAAGGAGAATGCTAGAACATAGATTCAAAATGCACCAATGCTAATAACATAAGCAAGTAGCCATGTGAATATAAATATAGCCGTTAATCAAACTTCTCAGGACAAAAATGCCAACGGCCCTACAAGTTGCAGGTTCATGAAAGCACTATTTCACTTTGCATAccaaggggagagagagaaactacagacattatttttagaatttaaatatttcttttggtAAGTATTTGAGAAGTTAAGTATTGCAGTGCTTGACTGCCCCAATaccattgttttttttattggcaccgggtgtcgaggaacaacgtcccgactaatcccggggatGCACAGGCCCTCTGCAAGGAatttcccacaagtgcaccttgggtaattgAAGAGGAAAATCCTCCACGCACATTACAAGTACTTtgttactttcattgatgactTTAGTCACTTTACTTGGGTTTACTTCCTACGGGCTAAGACCGAagttttttcaatatttaagagCTTTATTGCACTTCTTGAGACTCAATTCTCTGCCAGCATCAAGGTCTTGCGCTCTGATTCTGGCGGTGAACGCATGTCTAATGAGTTTCAAGACTTTCTTCAAAGCAAAGGGATCATCTCTCAGCGTTCTTGTTCTTCGACAtcgcaacaaaatggtgttgctgagagaaaaaattgtcaCCTTCTTGATGAGATAAGAACCCTTTTACTTGAATCATCTGTTCCTCCTCGTTTTTGG is a window from the Juglans regia cultivar Chandler chromosome 7, Walnut 2.0, whole genome shotgun sequence genome containing:
- the LOC109020909 gene encoding vesicle transport protein GOT1 isoform X2 translates to MAYELNEQKKIGLGLIGFGITFSFLGVILFFDRGLLALGNIFCLTGVALLLGWHSTWNLFTNRANYKGSASFLLGLFFLFVRWPIVGIIFEIYGCIVLFGGFWPSVKVFLYQIPVLGWIIQYPFLLLDRLFRGSG
- the LOC109020909 gene encoding vesicle transport protein GOT1 isoform X1; the protein is MSKKVRIIPCIIAFEEIGLGLIGFGITFSFLGVILFFDRGLLALGNIFCLTGVALLLGWHSTWNLFTNRANYKGSASFLLGLFFLFVRWPIVGIIFEIYGCIVLFGGFWPSVKVFLYQIPVLGWIIQYPFLLLDRLFRGSG